tctgttaaaaggcCTAATCGTatccttgaaaaaatattatttaagttgtcctcgaaaaatgcaaagtttttccgttatttggctttgaatatttcaaattatacatttaacgaaaaaagctaacttttaacatgccgtatcttggtttgtattggtcgtaaaaatattaaagaaaaacagTTTGATTTGCGTTACTGAAAGACACAATTTCGAtagctacagtttttttgattaaatgcatagttttcgagttattgtcaaaaaactctctaaaaaagtggatattttcgtcgaaaaactgttactttcaaccgcgaatagctcgaaaaatattagttttacgaaaaaatgtaaatgacattttttcttagaaatacgttttacatcgatttacatggttaaaatttaataaaaaattcccaccccgagttggggtggcaaccaccctcaaGGTTTTaacgtacagcggcatgatatagaaaatgatgcttggactattccctacattctgtaaaaatttcaagtaaatccatgccggacgaaaaaattgcgagccaaaatgcttcatttcctcgactatactccgtatttgataaaataaatgtttcatttttagattttctgtgTGGCCGGAATCTACGCAGTGCCAGTGGATATCGACGAGAATTTACTGAGGAGAATTATACATAAAATTGAACAAGAAAAAAGCTATCACGACAAAAGCAGTTTTTACTATGAAAATGATGGTGGCAGTCCATGGCAACAACAACAGGTGGTTGTTCCATGGCAAAACCAGGTAGTTGTTCCATGGCAACAAAAACAGGTTTATCCATGGCAACAGCAACAGGTTTATCCATGGCAACAGCAACAGGTTGTTGGAGGGTGTAGGTGGTCTACAATTGGTGGCCGTCGATGGTGTTAGTGACAACCaagttattaaattttaaccaCTTGATCAAACTTTGATTATTATTCCACATGATTACAATAAACCATATTATAAGCAAATCACATTtgtcttttattaaaaataaataaataagatacaATTCACTATGCAATAAAACTAATATGTGtgtaaaaatccacaaggaaaaag
This genomic window from Diabrotica virgifera virgifera chromosome 1, PGI_DIABVI_V3a contains:
- the LOC114333140 gene encoding uncharacterized protein LOC114333140, translating into MKIPILAVLLIFCVAGIYAVPVDIDENLLRRIIHKIEQEKSYHDKSSFYYENDGGSPWQQQQVVVPWQNQVVVPWQQKQVYPWQQQQVYPWQQQQVVGGCRWSTIGGRRWC